A region from the Mycolicibacterium phlei genome encodes:
- a CDS encoding DoxX family protein, with the protein MSAYDVGVLILRVVLGLTMAAHGYNKFFGKGGLAGTAGWFDSMGMKPGRFHAAVAATTEMAAGIGLAVGLLTPIPAAGFVALMLVAAWTVHRANGFFIVKEGWEYNLVLGAAAVGIATIGAGKLSLDYALFSGTGFYDYLHGWWGLILSLGLGLAGGIGQLVIFYRPPAKTGA; encoded by the coding sequence ATGTCTGCGTATGACGTCGGAGTCCTGATCCTGCGTGTGGTGCTCGGCCTGACCATGGCCGCCCACGGCTACAACAAGTTCTTCGGAAAAGGCGGGCTCGCCGGCACCGCCGGCTGGTTCGACAGCATGGGCATGAAGCCGGGCCGGTTCCACGCCGCGGTGGCCGCCACGACGGAGATGGCCGCCGGCATCGGCCTGGCGGTCGGCCTGCTCACCCCGATCCCGGCCGCGGGCTTCGTCGCGCTGATGCTCGTCGCCGCCTGGACGGTGCACCGGGCCAACGGCTTCTTCATCGTCAAGGAGGGCTGGGAGTACAACCTGGTGCTCGGCGCCGCCGCCGTCGGCATCGCCACGATCGGCGCGGGCAAACTCAGCCTGGACTACGCGCTGTTCTCCGGCACCGGCTTCTACGACTACCTGCACGGCTGGTGGGGCCTGATCCTCTCGCTGGGGCTGGGCCTGGCCGGCGGCATCGGCCAGCTGGTCATCTTCTACCGGCCGCCCGCCAAGACCGGGGCTTGA
- a CDS encoding alpha/beta fold hydrolase: MAEPELIDVDAPGVRLRALSWGAPGAPIALCLHGFPDTAHGWRRIAPLLVDAGWRVVAPFMRGYAPSTTAADGSYHVGALMDDALRVLDAAGPTGRDVFIGHDWGAIAGAGLAAMPDGPFRRAVIMSVPPAAAFRPLGRVPDGPRLAAQLPRQLLRSWYIMYFQLPGLPERSADWVVPRLWRQWSPGYDATEDVAHVVDAIGAPEHWRAALGYYRATVRNTRPPARYAELHQHWLSAPRLPTLYLHGLDDGCASADYRHWVARVLPEGSRVATVAGAGHFLQLEQPAEVAAHIVDFIGRN, translated from the coding sequence GTGGCCGAACCCGAGCTGATCGACGTCGACGCGCCGGGCGTACGCCTGCGCGCCCTGTCGTGGGGTGCCCCCGGCGCGCCGATCGCGTTGTGCCTGCACGGGTTTCCCGACACCGCACACGGCTGGCGCAGGATCGCGCCGCTGCTCGTCGACGCCGGATGGCGCGTCGTCGCCCCGTTCATGCGCGGCTACGCACCGTCGACGACGGCCGCCGACGGCAGCTACCACGTGGGCGCGCTGATGGACGACGCGCTGCGCGTCCTCGACGCCGCCGGCCCGACCGGCCGCGACGTGTTCATCGGCCACGACTGGGGTGCCATCGCAGGCGCCGGGCTGGCCGCCATGCCCGACGGCCCGTTCCGCCGGGCCGTGATCATGTCGGTGCCCCCGGCGGCGGCGTTCCGGCCGCTCGGCCGCGTGCCCGACGGGCCGCGACTGGCCGCCCAGCTACCGCGTCAGCTGCTGCGCAGCTGGTACATCATGTACTTCCAGCTGCCCGGCCTGCCCGAGCGCTCCGCCGACTGGGTGGTGCCGCGGCTGTGGCGGCAGTGGTCACCCGGCTACGACGCCACCGAGGACGTCGCCCACGTCGTCGACGCGATCGGCGCACCCGAGCACTGGCGCGCCGCGCTCGGCTACTACCGCGCCACCGTGCGCAACACCCGTCCGCCGGCCCGCTACGCCGAACTGCACCAGCACTGGCTGTCGGCGCCGCGGCTGCCGACGCTGTACCTGCACGGCCTCGACGACGGCTGCGCCTCCGCGGACTACCGGCACTGGGTGGCAAGGGTGCTGCCCGAGGGCAGCCGGGTCGCCACCGTCGCCGGCGCCGGGCACTTCCTGCAGCTCGAACAGCCCGCCGAGGTCGCCGCGCACATCGTCGACTTCATCGGCCGCAACTAG
- a CDS encoding class I adenylate-forming enzyme family protein, with protein MPDILTLLDEPGRPGIALDDGERSVSYAELGPSVRGLAGALTRQGVRSGDRVAVMLPNCAAAVQLYLACACVGAIWVGLNPAAPQAERDRQCALVRPVLTVTPETLSELVADPAPWDGEPPDPQTPCAIGFSSGTTGTPKAVVHNRAAVSLTAAVSAQAQVRGDDRVGVSLPMSIHNLIVVGALQTLFAGATCVPVQRMNASGVAAACERWKLTRLNALVPTTIYDMLHDDTISPDALSSVRIAGTGAAGLSEELRAAFEAKFGVRLIGSYGMTEAPAVVCIESPDRAHVEGGSGRPLPHVRVEACDDTGNPLPAGTEGELVVSAAETGPWAGMYRPAVGTWTQTGLQPRPDTRLRTGDRGWVDADGEVHVTGRQADVIVRGGVNVNAAEIESVLGRLAEIRDSAVLGEPDERLGQRIIAFVEPAPGMVVEPERLRSRAREVLARGKVPDEFVIAALPRNAMGKVARGELREARLRACV; from the coding sequence ATGCCGGATATTCTCACGCTGCTCGACGAGCCCGGGCGACCCGGGATCGCGCTCGACGACGGCGAGCGGTCGGTCTCCTACGCCGAGTTGGGGCCGTCGGTACGGGGCCTGGCCGGGGCGCTCACCCGACAGGGCGTGCGCTCCGGTGACCGGGTGGCGGTCATGCTGCCCAACTGCGCGGCCGCGGTGCAGTTGTACCTGGCGTGCGCGTGCGTGGGGGCGATCTGGGTGGGTCTCAATCCCGCTGCGCCACAAGCCGAACGCGACCGGCAATGCGCACTGGTGCGGCCCGTACTGACCGTCACCCCTGAGACGCTGAGTGAGCTCGTCGCCGATCCCGCACCCTGGGACGGCGAGCCGCCCGACCCGCAGACGCCGTGTGCCATCGGCTTCTCCAGCGGGACGACGGGAACCCCGAAGGCCGTCGTGCACAACCGTGCGGCGGTGTCGCTGACCGCGGCGGTGTCCGCGCAAGCCCAGGTGCGCGGCGACGACCGCGTCGGCGTGAGCCTGCCGATGAGCATCCACAACCTGATCGTCGTCGGTGCGCTGCAAACCCTGTTCGCCGGCGCGACCTGTGTCCCGGTGCAACGCATGAACGCATCCGGGGTGGCCGCGGCGTGCGAGCGGTGGAAGCTGACCCGGCTGAACGCGCTGGTGCCCACCACCATCTACGACATGCTCCACGACGACACGATCAGCCCGGACGCGCTGTCGAGCGTGCGGATCGCCGGAACCGGCGCGGCGGGGCTCTCCGAGGAGCTGCGCGCGGCGTTCGAGGCCAAATTCGGGGTGCGCCTGATCGGCAGCTACGGCATGACCGAGGCGCCGGCCGTGGTGTGCATCGAGTCCCCTGACCGGGCACACGTCGAAGGCGGCAGCGGACGACCGCTACCGCACGTCCGCGTCGAGGCGTGCGACGACACCGGCAACCCGCTGCCCGCCGGTACCGAGGGGGAGCTCGTCGTCTCCGCCGCCGAGACCGGACCGTGGGCGGGCATGTACCGCCCCGCCGTCGGCACGTGGACGCAGACCGGGCTGCAGCCGCGCCCCGACACCCGGCTGCGCACCGGCGACCGGGGCTGGGTCGACGCCGACGGCGAAGTGCACGTCACCGGCCGGCAGGCCGATGTGATCGTCCGCGGCGGCGTCAACGTCAACGCCGCCGAGATCGAGAGCGTGCTCGGCCGACTGGCCGAGATCCGCGACAGCGCGGTGCTCGGGGAACCCGACGAGCGGCTGGGACAGCGGATCATCGCATTCGTGGAGCCCGCACCCGGGATGGTGGTGGAGCCCGAGAGGCTGCGGTCGCGGGCCCGCGAAGTGCTCGCACGCGGCAAGGTGCCCGACGAGTTCGTCATCGCGGCCCTGCCCCGCAACGCCATGGGCAAGGTTGCGCGGGGTGAGCTGCGCGAGGCGCGGTTGCGGGCGTGCGTGTGA
- a CDS encoding enoyl-CoA hydratase/isomerase family protein — translation MNTTPDDEVLLDVTDHVAYVTINRPDRANSMTPSMLTWFQDFWRRVADDADIRCVVITGSGPKHFCTGADLNGVNERGGVGVGLGRVSQDIGLTARHHGVWKPTVCAVNGLVVGAGLDFVVDADIVVASTNAVFLDSHVNVGMVGGPENVGLAKRLPLGTALRMSLQGRNFRLPAERAYQLGLVDELTEPDQLMTVAGQIARDITANSPHAVSLTQQAVWSSLEMPYTQAVEYGFSLVKTQWHHPDYTEGFRAFAEKRPPRWKTD, via the coding sequence ATGAACACCACGCCCGACGACGAGGTTCTGCTCGACGTCACCGACCACGTCGCGTACGTCACCATCAACCGGCCGGACCGCGCCAACTCCATGACGCCGTCGATGCTGACGTGGTTTCAGGACTTCTGGCGGCGCGTCGCCGACGACGCCGACATCCGTTGCGTGGTGATCACCGGCAGTGGGCCCAAGCACTTCTGCACCGGGGCCGACCTGAACGGGGTCAACGAGCGCGGCGGTGTCGGCGTCGGTCTCGGCCGGGTCAGCCAGGACATCGGGCTGACCGCCCGCCACCACGGCGTCTGGAAGCCGACCGTCTGCGCGGTCAACGGATTGGTGGTCGGCGCGGGCCTGGACTTCGTCGTCGACGCCGACATCGTCGTCGCCTCCACCAACGCGGTGTTCCTCGACAGCCACGTCAACGTCGGCATGGTGGGCGGGCCCGAGAACGTGGGGCTGGCCAAACGGCTTCCGCTCGGCACCGCGCTGCGGATGTCGTTGCAGGGGCGCAACTTCCGGTTACCCGCCGAGCGCGCGTATCAGCTGGGCCTGGTTGACGAACTGACCGAACCCGACCAGTTGATGACCGTGGCAGGGCAGATCGCGCGCGACATCACCGCGAACTCGCCGCACGCGGTGTCGCTGACCCAGCAGGCGGTCTGGAGTTCGCTCGAGATGCCCTACACCCAGGCCGTCGAATACGGCTTCAGTCTGGTGAAGACCCAGTGGCACCACCCGGATTACACGGAAGGGTTCCGCGCGTTCGCCGAGAAGCGTCCACCGCGGTGGAAGACCGACTAG
- a CDS encoding ferredoxin, translating into MRIRLDKSACAGHALCHGVDARLFPLDDDGYSALRDHEVSPSDEAAARLGVQSCPEQALHLDAD; encoded by the coding sequence ATGAGAATCCGACTCGACAAGTCCGCCTGCGCCGGTCATGCGCTGTGCCATGGCGTCGACGCCAGGTTGTTTCCCCTCGACGACGACGGCTACTCGGCGCTGCGCGACCACGAGGTGTCACCGTCTGACGAGGCGGCCGCCCGCCTGGGGGTGCAGTCGTGCCCTGAACAGGCGCTGCACCTCGACGCCGACTGA
- a CDS encoding TetR/AcrR family transcriptional regulator: MAADGAPPQGLRERRRASVRRDIALRAAELFERQGVANTTAEQIAVAAGISLRTFYRHCPIKEEALNALLEEDTSKFLEEFERRPDDESLAVSAGAALVHAWGHSAGDTRRTVKIMLADPALKARWLAGVRRAQDLLVPLVAQRIGDQEGGLRASVLAALLVNYASTVLEHWVIHDQSRELDEIVEDARGVWTEIG; this comes from the coding sequence ATGGCAGCGGACGGGGCGCCCCCGCAGGGGCTTCGTGAGCGGCGACGCGCGTCGGTGCGACGCGACATCGCCCTGCGCGCCGCGGAACTCTTCGAGCGGCAGGGTGTCGCCAACACCACCGCCGAACAGATCGCGGTCGCCGCGGGAATCTCGTTGCGCACGTTCTACCGCCACTGTCCGATCAAGGAAGAGGCGCTCAACGCGCTCCTCGAGGAGGACACCAGCAAGTTTCTGGAGGAGTTCGAGCGCAGGCCCGACGACGAGTCGCTGGCGGTGTCCGCGGGCGCCGCCCTGGTGCACGCATGGGGACACTCCGCGGGTGACACCCGGCGGACCGTGAAGATCATGCTGGCCGACCCGGCGCTGAAGGCCCGCTGGCTGGCCGGCGTGCGCCGCGCCCAGGACCTGCTGGTGCCGCTCGTCGCGCAGCGGATCGGCGACCAGGAGGGCGGCCTGCGGGCATCTGTGCTGGCCGCTCTGCTGGTCAACTACGCCAGCACGGTCCTCGAGCACTGGGTCATCCACGACCAGTCCCGCGAGCTCGACGAGATCGTCGAGGACGCGCGCGGGGTCTGGACCGAGATCGGCTGA
- a CDS encoding TetR/AcrR family transcriptional regulator, with the protein MTAPVLIASSAPPLRDQAGARRRKVSDARMERLLLLDAAMRVLERTGWWGFKVDSVLRQARLSTRSFYRHFEKKNDLLLALLEHEINGVTVHIERLTAAAFTPTDKITAYVTAIVDTAYRPDLAKRAALFATQWRELQQHYPDALRRCRAGLIAPLENAIRAGQATGDFRVEDSAATAQVIFSLVSGMTADEVTLGCETPRTEFEGTIMPFVARALGLDDAGCQRC; encoded by the coding sequence ATGACCGCACCAGTGCTCATCGCCAGCTCAGCTCCCCCGCTTCGGGATCAGGCGGGCGCGCGACGCCGCAAGGTGAGCGACGCCCGTATGGAACGGCTCCTTCTGCTCGACGCCGCGATGCGCGTGCTGGAGCGGACGGGTTGGTGGGGGTTCAAGGTCGACAGCGTTCTGCGTCAGGCAAGACTGTCGACGCGCAGCTTCTACCGGCACTTCGAGAAGAAGAACGACCTGCTGCTCGCGCTTCTTGAACACGAGATCAACGGTGTCACAGTCCATATCGAAAGACTGACCGCTGCGGCCTTTACCCCGACCGACAAGATCACCGCCTATGTCACGGCGATCGTCGACACGGCGTACCGGCCGGATCTCGCCAAGCGCGCCGCGCTGTTCGCGACCCAGTGGCGGGAGTTGCAGCAGCACTACCCCGACGCGCTGCGCCGCTGCCGGGCCGGGTTGATCGCCCCACTCGAGAATGCCATCCGCGCCGGGCAGGCCACCGGCGATTTCCGCGTCGAGGATTCCGCGGCCACCGCACAGGTCATCTTCTCGCTGGTCTCCGGCATGACGGCCGACGAGGTGACCCTGGGATGCGAGACACCGCGCACCGAGTTCGAAGGCACCATCATGCCGTTCGT